TTTATTATGCAACTATTTTTCTAATAATAAATTACCCCATGGCTTTAAAATTTTAATTTTTTCCGTTGATCTACCAGCAATTAATGGAAAATTAACATTACTCAAATCTTCACCTGAAACTAAATTTAAGGGATCTGTTTCTAACCACTCTATAGAACAATTGAGTTCTTCTAATAAAAGCCAAGCCGCCGCAATATCCCATATTTTTGGGGTTGATTCTATTGCTCCGAAAGTTTGACCCATTGCTACACTTGTTAAATTTAAACTCGATACACCTAGTAGTCTTATTTTTCCAGGAAAAACTGAGTTTGGGTTTTTTTGTAAAATTTTTATGGATCTACTACATAAAGAAATGCATTCACTTTGATAGTTATTTTGATTAGGATCAATTTTCTTATTATTCAACCAAACACCTTTACCTTTTATTGATACAAATTTTTTTTTCAACGTAGGGATTATTAAAAAAGAAGATTCGGGTCTACCATCCACAAATCTTGCTACTGATATAGACCAGTATGGAATTCCTGCAGCAAAATTTGTTGTTCCATCAAGTGGATCCACTACCCAATATGCTTCTGTATTAGGAATCGACTTTCCTCCTTCTTCACTAAGGACGCCCTCGTCGGGAGCTATTGATGCTAG
This sequence is a window from Prochlorococcus marinus XMU1419. Protein-coding genes within it:
- a CDS encoding inositol monophosphatase family protein; the protein is MKHPNLTNNQLNKLDSLFELVSQRQINDFGNISASNKSDGSLITSCDLWSDKTIVNGLASIAPDEGVLSEEGGKSIPNTEAYWVVDPLDGTTNFAAGIPYWSISVARFVDGRPESSFLIIPTLKKKFVSIKGKGVWLNNKKIDPNQNNYQSECISLCSRSIKILQKNPNSVFPGKIRLLGVSSLNLTSVAMGQTFGAIESTPKIWDIAAAWLLLEELNCSIEWLETDPLNLVSGEDLSNVNFPLIAGRSTEKIKILKPWGNLLLEK